In Xylanibacillus composti, the sequence TTCCCGGACGGCTGAACGATCGGCGATGCAAGCCTCGACAAGCTCGCTCAGCTCATGGTGGTGATGGGTATCCGTATACGTCTTGTTCAACAATTCCTTGGCCTCGTATCCGAGAATTTCTTCGGCAAAGCGATTAATCAAGACCAGCCTGCCCGAACGATCAATCATAAAGACGCCGCTGTTCATATTTTCAAGGACACTTTCCAGCCGGCTTTCATTCTCTTTGATGTGGTTCATCTGCTTTTGCAAGCTGTCCGCCATCGTGTTGATCGCCAGCCCGAGCTGGCCAAATTCATCTCTGCTCTTCAGCGGAACACGAGCCAGATAATTGGAATTGGAAATTTGACCTGCTACCTGCATCACTTTCTCAAGCGGACGGGTCAGGCCATGGGCGATTCGATAACTGACCAACGTTGCGGCCAGGAACAAAAGCAGCAGGCCAAGCAGCAAGTAAGACCAGAGCTGCTTTACGTAGGCGTGCACTTCCTGGATAGATTTCGACATGCGGATAAATCCCTGCAGTTCGCCATCTCTATGCACTGACACAGCGGTATACAGCATGTTCTCCTTCACCGTATTGCTGTAGCGGATCGTCGAGCCCGCATCCCCTTGCCTGAGCGCATCCTGAATTTCTTCGCGCGCTAGATGGTTGTCCATTTGGGCCGGGTCGTGATCCGAATCGCCCAGAACGATGCCATCCCGGTCGATGAACGTGACACGGGAGTAGGTCTCTTGACGCAGCTGCCGGGATAATGCGGTGAAATATGCAGCAGGGTCGCCCGCAGCCATGCCCTCATCCCAGAACGAGCTCATCAGAATCAAATTCAGTTCCCGTATGAGGCTGTCCTCCAAGGATTGAATATAGGAGGCTCGCAGTTCATTGGCGGCAAATATCCCTGCTCCCAGCACAGTAATGCCGATCATCACCGTTAATATCATGGTCAGTCTGATCCGAAAGCGCCTCACCGAATCTCCTCTCCTTTTCTATATCACTCACGAGAGT encodes:
- the pnpS gene encoding two-component system histidine kinase PnpS yields the protein MRRFRIRLTMILTVMIGITVLGAGIFAANELRASYIQSLEDSLIRELNLILMSSFWDEGMAAGDPAAYFTALSRQLRQETYSRVTFIDRDGIVLGDSDHDPAQMDNHLAREEIQDALRQGDAGSTIRYSNTVKENMLYTAVSVHRDGELQGFIRMSKSIQEVHAYVKQLWSYLLLGLLLLFLAATLVSYRIAHGLTRPLEKVMQVAGQISNSNYLARVPLKSRDEFGQLGLAINTMADSLQKQMNHIKENESRLESVLENMNSGVFMIDRSGRLVLINRFAEEILGYEAKELLNKTYTDTHHHHELSELVEACIADRSAVREEVTFYYPTERILDIHLVPLWHEEQEWGGLVVVMHDITAIRRLEKMRSEFVANVSHELKTPIAAVKGFAETLLAGAVQDPKTAESFLQIIYDESERLDRLIVDILELSKIESKRIPLQFSPLHLKSFTERIFHVMKAQANKKQIELEMDVSDDIYLEADEDRLRQIFINLLSNGINYTGAGGRVKVSAVCKAEPDTQQEYVHLSIADTGIGIPKKDLPRIFERFYRVDKARSRSSGGTGLGLSIVKHLVELHKGRIHVESEQGMGTTFVIELPVLQ